In a single window of the Nocardioides sp. L-11A genome:
- a CDS encoding amino acid synthesis family protein, producing MTMKVRKTVRHLEVTERENGQDVSPAHRLAFVGIVIENPYGAGYVQDLVTLADEIAEEIGQLTGPACVELLGAPVEAFGKVALVGIGGEVEHGSALIHNLRFGNVFRNAAEGSELLPAAEKVGLPGDPIDVPLKHKNDAKTRSHHQTVTLQVPGAPLPNEILVGCVAASSGRPLSRLATFGAETSAS from the coding sequence ATGACCATGAAGGTGCGGAAGACGGTCCGGCACCTGGAGGTGACCGAGCGGGAGAACGGGCAGGACGTCTCGCCCGCTCACCGGTTGGCCTTCGTAGGGATCGTGATCGAGAACCCGTACGGCGCCGGCTACGTCCAGGACCTGGTGACCCTCGCCGACGAGATCGCCGAGGAGATCGGACAGCTCACCGGTCCCGCCTGCGTCGAGCTCCTCGGGGCTCCGGTCGAGGCCTTCGGCAAGGTCGCGCTCGTCGGCATCGGCGGCGAGGTGGAGCACGGCTCGGCGCTGATCCACAACCTGCGCTTCGGCAACGTCTTCCGCAACGCGGCCGAGGGCAGCGAGCTGCTGCCGGCGGCGGAGAAGGTCGGCCTGCCCGGCGACCCGATCGACGTACCCCTCAAGCACAAGAACGACGCCAAGACGCGCTCGCACCACCAGACGGTGACGCTCCAGGTGCCCGGTGCTCCGCTGCCGAACGAGATCCTCGTCGGCTGCGTCGCGGCCAGCTCGGGCCGCCCGCTGTCCCGTCTCGCGACCTTCGGTGCCGAGACCTCGGCGAGCTGA
- a CDS encoding IclR family transcriptional regulator: MAANESGLVRRTIWVLRAVAAHPNGVGLSEIARESGIPKATCYRVLSVLERESWLTLDPDTRRYKVSLGLLSIVGGFLDSNGGYRHMRQVLADLAADTQETCGFDVLHPPNVMVVAQAAGPRLIGQTMKPVPRTQPVWSTSTGKVLLAMLDKAKLDEYVDDIDRHGPASLGGAEAFVTMLKEIRERGYAHSRDELEEGATSVAAPVRVGDSYPYAVWIGGPSFRLTPEWVTEVSPRLLEASRKLGELLTYTDLQLPTDLRV, encoded by the coding sequence ATGGCAGCCAACGAATCGGGACTCGTGCGCCGCACGATCTGGGTCCTGCGGGCCGTCGCCGCACACCCGAACGGCGTCGGACTCAGCGAGATCGCGCGAGAGTCGGGCATCCCGAAGGCGACCTGCTACCGCGTGCTCAGCGTCCTGGAGAGGGAGAGCTGGCTGACCCTCGACCCCGACACGCGTCGCTACAAGGTGTCGCTCGGGCTGCTCTCGATCGTCGGCGGGTTCCTCGACAGCAACGGCGGCTACCGCCATATGCGCCAGGTGCTGGCGGACCTCGCGGCGGACACCCAGGAGACGTGCGGCTTCGACGTGCTGCACCCGCCCAACGTCATGGTCGTGGCGCAGGCCGCCGGCCCTCGCCTGATCGGGCAGACCATGAAGCCGGTGCCCCGGACCCAGCCGGTCTGGTCGACGTCGACCGGCAAGGTGTTGCTCGCCATGCTCGACAAGGCGAAGCTCGACGAGTACGTCGACGACATCGACCGCCACGGCCCGGCGTCCCTCGGCGGTGCCGAAGCGTTCGTGACGATGCTCAAGGAGATCCGGGAGCGCGGCTACGCCCACTCCCGCGACGAGCTTGAGGAAGGCGCGACGTCGGTCGCGGCACCGGTCCGGGTGGGCGACAGCTACCCGTACGCCGTGTGGATCGGTGGGCCGAGCTTCCGGCTGACCCCCGAGTGGGTGACCGAGGTGTCACCGCGGCTGCTGGAGGCCTCGCGCAAGCTCGGCGAGCTGCTGACCTACACCGACCTCCAGCTGCCGACCGACCTGCGGGTGTGA
- a CDS encoding ABC transporter permease, with protein sequence MTQEATGVTVPSAEPTRWAETWRTFSRNRAAVVGLVVLALLVLAAVLAPWIAPHDPAAQHLDLRRAGPSGDAWLGRDEFGRDILSRIMIGARSTLLAAVGSVALSGIVGTLIGVLAGYRGGVADSLLMRAMDLVLSFPYFLLAILVVAVAGPSLRNAAIAIGITYIPQYARVVRGATFEVMSKEYIEAAHASGVRGPRIAWRHVLPNINAPIIVITTVGLALAIVGISSLSFLGLGAQPPSPEWGAMLASGRQYVASAPHISVFPGVAILITVLSLNLVGDGLRDTFDPTLR encoded by the coding sequence ATGACGCAGGAGGCTACGGGCGTGACGGTGCCGTCGGCGGAGCCGACGCGCTGGGCGGAGACCTGGCGCACCTTCAGCCGCAACCGGGCCGCGGTCGTGGGCCTGGTGGTCCTCGCGCTGCTGGTCCTCGCCGCGGTGCTCGCGCCGTGGATCGCCCCGCACGACCCGGCCGCGCAGCACCTGGACCTGCGCCGCGCCGGTCCCAGTGGCGACGCCTGGCTGGGCCGCGACGAGTTCGGGCGCGACATCCTGAGCCGGATCATGATCGGCGCCCGCTCGACGCTGCTGGCCGCGGTCGGCTCGGTGGCCCTGAGCGGCATCGTCGGCACCCTGATCGGCGTCCTAGCCGGCTACCGCGGCGGCGTGGCGGACAGCCTGCTGATGCGCGCGATGGACCTGGTGCTGTCCTTCCCCTACTTCCTGCTCGCGATCCTGGTCGTGGCCGTCGCCGGGCCCAGCCTGCGCAACGCCGCCATCGCGATCGGCATCACCTACATCCCGCAGTACGCGCGCGTCGTGCGCGGTGCGACCTTCGAGGTGATGAGCAAGGAGTACATCGAGGCCGCCCATGCCTCGGGCGTCCGAGGGCCGCGGATCGCCTGGCGACATGTGCTCCCGAACATCAACGCGCCGATCATCGTCATCACCACCGTGGGCCTGGCCCTGGCGATCGTGGGCATCTCCTCGCTGAGCTTCCTCGGGCTGGGCGCCCAGCCGCCGAGCCCGGAGTGGGGGGCGATGCTGGCCAGCGGACGGCAGTACGTCGCCTCCGCGCCGCACATCAGCGTGTTCCCCGGCGTCGCGATCCTGATCACCGTCCTCAGCCTGAACCTGGTCGGCGACGGCCTGCGCGACACCTTTGATCCCACCCTGCGGTGA